The Candidatus Anaeroferrophillus wilburensis genome contains a region encoding:
- a CDS encoding propionyl-CoA synthetase, producing the protein MGKYDELFRQSIESPDEYWAAAAEDVKWVKKWDKVLDDYGKPYFYRWFTGGELNTCYNAIDYHVETGRGEQVAIIYDSPQTNTVKKFTYKELQDLVARFAGALTAQGLGKGDTAIIYMPMIPETVIAMLACARIGAVHSVVFGGFAPNELAIRINDAKPKLILSASCGLEGATKVIPYKPLLDKAIELAEAKPEKCIIFQRPQVQSELISGRDLDWNEVVAAAKPVGCTTVAATDPLYILYTSGTTGIPKGVVRDNGGHVVALKQSMRQVYNVEPGDVYWAASDVGWVVGHSYIVYAPLFLGCTTILYEGKPIGTPDAGAFWRVISEHQVKVLFTAPTAFRAIKKEDPNGELLKKYDLSCFKYLFLAGERLDPDTYHWASDLLGIPVIDHWWQTETGWAIAGNCLGIEQFPIKPGSPTKRVPGFNVQIVDADGKELGPNTEGIVTIKLPLPPGCLPTLWQQDERFKESYVSMYPGYYFTGDGGYIDEDGYVYIMGRVDDVINVAGHRLSTGGMEEIVATHPDVAECAVLGVQDDLKGQVPLGFFVLKAGVTKDPDMIAKELVQMVRDQIGAVACFRQATVVPRLPKTRSGKILRGTMRKIADNEDFRMPSTIDDPTVLDEIAVAVQPLGYGKAKK; encoded by the coding sequence ATGGGTAAGTATGACGAGCTGTTTCGGCAATCGATTGAATCTCCGGATGAGTACTGGGCTGCCGCCGCGGAGGATGTGAAGTGGGTGAAAAAGTGGGACAAGGTGCTTGATGATTATGGTAAACCTTATTTTTATCGTTGGTTTACCGGCGGTGAGCTGAATACCTGCTATAATGCCATTGACTACCATGTGGAAACCGGCCGGGGCGAGCAGGTGGCGATTATCTATGATAGTCCGCAAACCAATACCGTCAAAAAATTTACCTATAAAGAGCTGCAGGATCTGGTGGCCCGTTTTGCCGGAGCTCTCACCGCCCAGGGACTGGGTAAGGGCGATACGGCTATCATCTACATGCCGATGATTCCCGAAACAGTGATTGCCATGCTGGCCTGCGCCCGGATCGGGGCGGTGCATTCCGTCGTCTTCGGTGGTTTTGCTCCCAATGAGCTGGCGATCCGGATTAATGATGCCAAGCCGAAACTGATACTCTCCGCTTCCTGCGGTCTGGAAGGGGCCACCAAAGTCATTCCTTACAAGCCGCTGCTGGACAAGGCCATTGAGCTGGCCGAAGCGAAACCGGAAAAATGCATTATATTCCAGCGGCCCCAGGTGCAGTCTGAGCTGATCTCCGGGCGCGATCTGGACTGGAACGAAGTGGTTGCTGCTGCCAAGCCGGTTGGCTGTACCACCGTGGCGGCGACCGATCCTCTCTACATCCTTTATACCTCCGGGACCACCGGGATTCCCAAAGGGGTGGTGCGCGACAACGGCGGCCATGTGGTGGCCCTGAAGCAGAGTATGCGCCAAGTCTACAACGTCGAACCCGGCGATGTCTACTGGGCGGCGTCTGACGTCGGCTGGGTTGTTGGACACTCTTATATTGTCTATGCCCCCCTGTTCCTGGGTTGTACGACGATTCTTTATGAAGGAAAACCGATCGGTACTCCCGATGCCGGCGCGTTCTGGCGGGTGATTTCCGAGCATCAGGTCAAAGTACTCTTTACCGCCCCCACCGCCTTTCGGGCGATCAAAAAGGAAGATCCCAACGGCGAACTGCTGAAAAAATATGATCTTTCCTGCTTCAAGTATCTCTTCCTCGCTGGCGAGCGTTTGGATCCCGACACCTATCACTGGGCATCCGACCTGCTGGGAATTCCGGTGATCGACCACTGGTGGCAGACGGAGACCGGCTGGGCGATTGCCGGCAACTGTCTGGGCATTGAGCAGTTTCCCATCAAGCCCGGCTCGCCGACGAAACGGGTGCCAGGTTTTAACGTCCAGATTGTTGATGCTGACGGTAAGGAACTGGGGCCCAATACCGAGGGAATTGTTACCATCAAGCTGCCGCTGCCGCCCGGCTGCCTGCCAACCCTCTGGCAGCAGGATGAGCGCTTCAAGGAATCCTATGTCAGCATGTATCCCGGTTACTACTTCACCGGTGATGGCGGCTACATCGATGAAGATGGCTACGTCTATATCATGGGCCGGGTCGATGATGTCATCAATGTTGCCGGGCACCGTTTGTCAACCGGCGGCATGGAGGAGATTGTTGCCACCCATCCGGATGTCGCTGAGTGCGCGGTACTTGGAGTACAGGATGACCTGAAGGGCCAGGTGCCCCTTGGCTTCTTTGTTCTCAAAGCCGGGGTGACCAAAGATCCGGATATGATAGCCAAGGAGCTGGTGCAGATGGTTCGTGATCAGATTGGCGCGGTGGCCTGCTTCCGCCAGGCGACGGTGGTACCGCGGC